The Pyrus communis chromosome 14, drPyrComm1.1, whole genome shotgun sequence sequence CTGGTTAATTAACAAGTAGCTTGCATATTAGGGACAACCAAACCAAGTATCAATGAAGTCAATGAACTCCGAATTAATTAAGTCGGCCTGGAATTTGTACACATAAAAGGAAACTACattttaatattgtttgtttaattggAGTAAggcttattagtcgaaatgCCTCCTGAAACTGCCGTTGAGTTTACTCCttaaaactgattttatctcaCTTTGCCCAAAACTGAcattttcaactattttgtCTTACTTTAACCACTTTTGTTAATGGACTGTTAAATTTAATGGTACTTTAGACATTTCAGtttttacacatttatttactTCTAGCCTACACACTAAACAagtctcaattttatttttgacaactctaattcaaatgcataaatgttgggcatttttaaaaataaattattcaatcaatataAAAATTCCGATCAACAAAATCATTGTATCAAACAAAACAAGGGTTACATTGGTTCGTAGAGTCATTTCACTTGCAAGACATCCATGTATTGGCTCGAAACTTTGCaattaaaaaatattcattacaaaaaaaaaaaaaaatcattataccATTAAGCTATCCTACCCAAAATacttcccaaaccaaaaaaaatcatttaaagcaAATGTGCATAGTTTGAACAAGCTCATGCATAGTGGAATCGGTGCTCaacaaattttttgtttcaaattgtGCACATTtgctttaaatgatttttttggtttgcgAAGTATTTTAGATATGATAGCTTAATGGTATAATGATTTTGTTGTAATGAATTTGTGCGTTTGAATCAAggttgtcaaaaataaaattgacacTTGTTTAGTGTGTGGGATAAAggtaaataaatgtgtaaaaattgaaatgtcTGAAATACCTTTAAATTTAACAGTCCATTAACAAAAGTGGGTAAAGTGAgacaaaagagttgaaaatgtcAGTTTCTGGAGGCAAAGTGAGACAAAACTAATTGTAGGGGATAAACTGAGACTCAATGATAGTTTCAAGAGGCATTTCGACTAATAATCCTTGGAGTAATCCCAAGCTGCATAAACCTAACTTATACATATGCAAGTAGTAAACTATCACTTCGATTGGTTAATAATGCAATCTATGAACACCCAACTTGTAATATAATAACTTCTGCAAACACTACGAAAATTTGCATGAGTTTTGAATGTGCTCTTGTCGAAAACGCTTAAATTGCTTGAATTCTCTCTAAACTATCGAATGAAATTTATTCTGGAATATGGtctctatttattttttgaaaaaaaaaaaattcattgatTGCCGAAAATTTTGGATCAACGAAataaatttgtcacatcccgtcccggggcggatcacttcccgggcccgctccaccatcgtagcacgatatattgtccgctttgggcttaccattccctcacggttttgtttttgggaactcacgagcaacttcccagtgggtcacccatcatgggattgacctagctcccttctcgcttaacttcggagttcctacggaacccaaagccagtgagctcccaaaaggcctcgtgctaggtagggatgagaatatacatataaggatcactcctctggacgatgtgggatgtcacaaaattAGTAGTCTAAAACTAATTCTCTCAAGTTTATGATTTTATTACACATACACATGTATAAATAATTAGCATTAATTGATATAAATATGCTCATCAATGTTTTTGTTAGAATTTGAACATTAGTCCttataaaagattaaaattaaaaaaaaaacctggtgctagattacatattcaatttaatcctttgaagtgtacttttatcaaaatacattcaatttttgttatttaatgtgtatttttatttaatctctccacattaaaattttattttattaatatgcacatatttagttttttaattataaatgaatgtaaatgagaaaatattaaaagaaatttgtgatacaaaaatatataaatacataagtgtATAGAAATGATTGTgccaaaatatataattgacttttttgtaccgaaatatttgtacctacatgattgtaccaaaatatattataatgaacctaaatgtattatattgaattaatgtacctaaatgtcaataccgaaatgtatgtaccaaaatgtatgtacctaaatgtcaataTCGAAATGTACATACCTAAATATCAAtactgaaatgtatgtacctaaatgtcaataccgaaatgtatgtaccaaaatatacgtacctaaatgtatgtaccgaaatataatatattgaattaatgtacctaaaaatcaatactcaaatgtgtgtaccaaaatgtacctAACGAAATGCATTATATTGACCAAAATGCATTATATTGAATCAATGTAATTATATGTTTGTACCGATGGATATAccgaaatattcaaatgtattaatgtacctaaatgaagaaaataaaaaattgttatcggaatatatattataaaaaaattagttccttaaatgtagacattaaaatatattatgatgaatgaaataaaaattaaatttaaatgtaattaatacattaaaataaaaataaaaagataaataaaacatcaaaatataactaataaatgatatgattaaatgtactagggactaaaattggattttaatcttacacaaggttatagtctaaaactcatcttttttaaggattaaaatgaagttttctatattTTGTTTTACTTCCTCTGGTTATATACCTAAAtgataaaacattaaaaaagataatgacacataaaaaaaatgtaaatacataagtgtattgaaaatatattaaaatgaattcATGTAATTAAATATCaatattaaattatattataatgaattaatgtacctatatGTTTGTAGCGAAATGTATGTGCCAACATGTAGgtactgaaatgtattatattgaattaatatatttaaatgtCTGTACTAAATAGatataccaaaatatattaaataatttaacaaaGTGTATCTGAAtatattatgaaaaaaaattagttcacCTAAATGtctacaacaaaatatattatcatgaatgaaatgaaaattagaatCAAAAGTAattagtatattaattttggaataaaaaaaataaaacatctaAAGATGATTGATAAATGAGTTGATTAAATGTATCAACGGCTTagattttaatcttacacaTGATTTTAGTCTAAAATTTTCTCTTTCAAGAATTAGAATAAAGTTttctaataaatttaatattacaaaaaaaaaatagtctaaAATTCATCTTTTTCAAGAATTAGAATAAGGTTTTCTAATAATTCCAATGATCTAACTTATTCTACCACACAATTACcgttaagagcatctccaatgggagCCCAATTGCAAGAGCAATTGGATTCAATTGCCCTTGGACCCAAAAATGATTCTCCATCGGTGGAAAAATTGGGATGCAGTTCGCAAAAGGCGGCAACCCTACTGACTGGGCTTGCGCCCGCGTGGAGAAGGCCACGGGATGTCTGTAGCAAACAAGGAGGGGTCCCGCCCCCCGCACCCCACCCCCCCCACATGAACCCACCGAGCCTAACCGCTCTAATTTCATGCTACTACAGCCAAATTTCCAACGGTTTGTTGATtaggaccgttggatttccaacagttaaataatgaaaattttgcaGCTCCACCACGTGGCACTTTGTGAGCCTCTgatttcaaaaaattgaaaattcgaCGATCAGGATTAATACAActttaaaaaatccaaaaagaatcataaaaaaaccaaaaaaatttaaaaatccaaaaaacttGCAAAGTTCTAACTTAAAATTCTTACAGAGTTCAACACACTTgcaaattaaatatttaaaattaaacaaaattctaCGATGATAATGACATTTGGGAATAAGATgaagaaaacattaaaaaatataaaatatatttgtgaataGTAATCACCCTTCCTATTCCTCCTTCCAACATGTGGACTTGCACAAGGCAATAAAATTGTCCTTAACCCACACTAATGGATGGAGATGCTCTAAAACAAAATGAATTTAACATAAACTAATAGATTATCCTTTTCAATATAATCAGTGGAGATGGTATATAACAAACACATGTTGCTAGAACCctaatctctttctctctctatgtcCCTCCCATCTGCAAAACATGTACACACTCTTGCACTAGAGTATATAAGAACACAATAGAGTGTAACTTGTTCACTAAACATCAGAATAAATTATTTCCTTCATCAATATATTCAAGTGACTTTTTCTCTGGTATCGATGGAAGTGACTAAAATTCGGATGTTTGTGACAGTACAAATATAAGGGGTAAATATATTACAAAAGAATATATACATCACCCGTTACctgatatacaagaaatttctgcaactaaagaaaacaaaacaaaagagaacACTTCCAAAGTACAAGCGCCCTAGAAGACGAATTTTCTTTTACATGTTCATCACTAAGTCGTCTCCTCTATTCAAAGCACAAAGATGGTTAAAGCAAAGCTATCTTTCCACGGCCACTGCAGGCAAGGCATGATCGCGCAGAAGAGCATTTTGTGCAGTAGCTCCATTTCTTTGGAAGCCTGATATCATTTCAGAAGAATTTGTTGGAAAAAATGGAGTCTAATTGCTGTATAAATCACAtataaaaacaacaaataatttATGCTACTAAATAAACAATTTAATGCATATTCATAAGAAAACACAATGCTAATGCACATGACATTAGATTAGAACCATCTACATTAGATTAGAACCATCTAAAAGTCGGTCGAGGCAAATGTTAGACACTTTGTCCTTCAGACAATTTTACACCCAACTACGGTGCTCATGGTTGATTGACGCTTGTCTTTTAGAATACAACGACCATGTCCTTGTAATAGTGGCattccaaatcacaaggctccagTGAACCCCGCATGTGTTGAACTCTCTCAGACTCACTTAATCTCTAAATATGACATGACTCACATGAACATGTATGactcaactaaaaaaaaaattgacagatGACTTAATTTGATAGGCCTTTATATAGTTGTGGAAGTGACTCTTCGTAATAGTTGTGTAGTCTCATCTCTTCAATTAAAAGGCAAGGGTTGCACCTTTTCTCTTTAATTGAACAGCGACAACCCATCATATATAATTTCCATTCAAGTAAAATAGTTAAATTAACTATgaattaaattttccaacagaATTTAAGTGTTAATCGAATGAAAATGAGTGAGAAAGAGAAAGGTCCTAGAAGAAATGTGAGAGAAACTCAAAAGAAGTGTACATACCCTGCTGTGTATCGAGTGGCCATATTCTTAGAAGCCATTCTTGCCCTCTCAGCACTTTCGTCAGAGAGTTTCTTGAGTACAAAGCCTTCGCCTTTGCATTCAGGACATATACCAGAACCACGACAGGCTTCGCATATTTTCATAGGAACCTGCACTTCTGAAAAGGAGTTCATTTGGATAGATAGCTAGCTCAAGCATACGAAAAGAGATGTGACACGGTTATCATAATCGCCCTATCAGTACCTTTTCCGTTGGCATTGAATTGTTACATGTTCTATCAATTTCCATTCATTAAAGAAATGAATTTATGTCTTTGTAAATTATTACTTAGCTGGAGATAATGCTTCGTTGAgttgatttttgttgttttataatTATGTACATACCTCAGCTTCTTCAGCAGCTTTGGTTCTCTTTGCAAGAACCGTAGCTGCTGTACCAACGACTGTAGCAGCAATCGCTATTGAAGCCACTGTTTCAGGTAGGGCAGAAGATACCAATGATGATTGTCTTCTTCTTTGCTCTCGTGGCTTTACATTGACTGAAGAACAAAAGTCACGGTCCAATCAATAAAGTGATCACTATCAGAAGAGAATCGTTCAACACTATAGACTATAGTCCTTATATAGTTAAGAGAGTTATGAACTAGGTAAGTAATTTAACAAAGCTCTTGCTTGCTTATAGGGAATTGTCACAAAGTTGATTAGCAATTGTACTTCAATCAACACTAAGTACCAAAGTAAGTGGTATGCATTGCAGCTTGTGAATAATACAAAGAAAGAGTTAAGGCGTTAGTTTAAGGAATAAATTAACTTATACTTCACGTGGTAGAAACTAAAGGAAAGAAACAAATTGAAACCATAACTCAAATATTTTCAGGTGTATTCCTGTTGTTTACTGGGATGAGTCAAATACATCAGCTGGTAGAAAACGCAGAGCACAATATTggaattttaagtttaaaacaATGAAATAAAGGAGCTGGAAGCACATCAAGCTAAATGAAAATATACATGAACCGTCATATGAAATGGCCTAAACTTCCAAGTATGAGTTAGCATGAATAAACCGTTGACTTCGACAGAAATAAACTTCTCAATAAGAACAAGCAACCAACCCTATGTTGAAGAAATAAAAGATTCAAGACATTAACTTGCTATAAGCTTTACCATTATATGACAGAACTATTTGTAGTCGAAGGAATACAAGAAAGAAATGCATGAATTCAATGATTTAAGCATACATAAAACCTTCGAATGGACTACTATATTTTTAGCCAAGAGAAAAAAGGACTAGCAAGTGATCAGAAACTAGAATTTTGATCCTTAATAATATGACAAAGAACAAACAAATGGAAATGTTATCATGTTATGATTGTAGTTTTCAGTTACACTTCTTACAAAAGCTCCTGCTGTGCATATTTCGTGTTAATTTATAGCTTATAAGCCTCAAATCCAGACAAAAGAAGAGGATAAATACAGTAAAACTGTTTATATATAGGTCTGATTATTCATTGTTTAACATCCCTAACTTCAAGCAACAGATTAGATCAGTGTTCCAAATCCCAATAGAGCTTACTTAACACTGTAGAAACAAGCACATGTCAAATTAGGTCAAAAAATCGTTCAACATGGCACCTGACTAGATAGCAATGTACATGATTCTACAATAGTTTCTGCATAAGATCTGACAGTGTCAGTTGGGTTGTGTGTACAGGGCAGGAACTAGCACGATTGATGGCCTAACACTTGGTTTGGTCCTCACAGCATTAGATGCCCCCTTGGGGCCGTGAGCATGCTGATTATTGGATCTATTAGGTGTTGCTAAACCTCTCTTAGTGTCGATTAAAGTTCTTCATTTTGGACCTTTGATGACCATATgtaccaaaaaagaaaatcaacagTAGACACAATCAGATCCACCCAATATTAATAGAGAGAACCTTTGTTTAACTTTCACTCAAGATCAGGGCTGCCGACATGATACATGTGAGTGCTTCAGTGTCAAGAAGAAATCAACCCCACGTCGAATGAAAAACCAATTACCTACACAAATGGTAGAATCTAGTTATGGATTATTTTCAGATGTTTCAGGTTCCACCTTGCTTCCCACCAGCCAGATTAAGGTTCAACCTAAATCCTAATCTCACCACCTTGCCTCTCCCCAACCCCATCTTACATTTTGCACTCCCGCCTACTTAAAAACGGCATTGCTCAGCAGAATCTCTGAACCCACATCAGCACAGGAAGCAAATACCCACACCCATCAAAAGCAAGTTACTGAAATAAAAAGCACTTATGCTCTCAGAGAAGAAAGCTGTATAACTTAATTTCGCATCCACCAAACCAACCAAGAAGCACCTCCCAGGAAGATCAATTAACTCACTTTCTTTAACCAACATTAATTTTTAAGTGTCCCCATTTATTGGCATGCCCAACAATAACTTGAATGACAAATCAGTAGAAAAAAGGATCATCTTTTATGTTAGTTTTAATTAGGATAACCCACGACAACGGCAACCAGCTTCCTCCATAAAGATTACATTTAAGGGCTATTGGTGGAATAACCAAATCATTGGAACCCACTTTCGTAATCACTCTCAAATGCAGAATAAATTCTACAATAATGTCAATCTTTGTGGGCATTCTCCGTTCGTGGATtatctcatttttctcatttctATAACGCTTGCTTACCATCCTTTCCTTTTTTAACAATGAGGTATTCTAAACTATTTTGATCGATACGAGGGCGAGCACACTGTTCTGACCAACTGATCTAACTTAGGTATGCCGGTTCCTTACCAACCATCTGTGCCAagattaaaattctaaaataaaatcaatgatCAACAGCTTCACTTTCTATATAATGAACCACATACATAAAATGGGAAGACATGCAGGTACACAATAAATACATACACAGAGCTTAGAAATCTGAAGGTTTGATGCTTGAAATTAATCAAAGTTCGGGATATCTTACTCTTAGGAAGGTAAGAAAATGATATTTGGCGCACAGCTAACTCCATCGTTTACTGCGCTTCCGATCGAGTGAGTAAGGCAAAAACACCAGGCTTCTAGGGAGTATGATTGTAGTTCTGTTATCCTGACCACCTTATCTTGGCTGCTGGGTCTCGTCTTTATAACGCCCTTGGTTTTGCAGACAATTTCAGAAATGCCATTTTCTTTTTGGAGCTCAAAATCTGCATTTATTTGTGGTAGTAAATAAAACCATCTATCACCCACTCTCTCTCTTATTCTTATCCGAGACTGAGTTGTCTCGTCCCAAGACTCCATCCTCAGACCCAATTCACTCAACTCTCCTCCCTCCATCTCTCCTCCTTGAATCTCCTTTCCTCTCTCGCCGCCACCATCATCATCAGATTCGTCTGATTCGTTCTGTCTGATCATTTTCCGAAACCCTAATCCCCAATTCTAAGGTTTCCCCTCGCGGATCTCCCTCCATTTGGCTCCACTTTCGCCCTCCACAGTCACCGCAAATGGAAATTCTAGTCCATTGAAatgggaaattagggtttgataGTCAGCAGGTGTGTGTATTTTGCGTCGTTGTGGGGGTGGTTTTTGGTGGCAATGGCTGCTTTGCAGAGAGTGGCGCAGTCCAGCGTGTGCACTACTGCGAGTAGTTACGGATCGCGtaaaggtggtggtggtgtttgtTCACCGCCTGCCGCCATTGAAATGGCAATTCCCGATCGGTTTCCGGCAAGCTTGAGGGTTCTAGTGGTCGACGACGACACCACGTGCTTGAGGATTCTTGAGCTGATGCTCCTCCGGTGTCTCCCCTAGGGTATGCCGTTGATCTTCTAGCTAGGACCTCAGTGATTGGATATGCTTATACTTTATTTGGTTCAGATTCTCGGTTTTTATGTCGAAAGTTTCGATAGATAGATGCTGTTTGTTTTTGCCTATTCTCagtttataaattatatatataaaaaaaaattaaaaattaaaaagttggTCCCGCGGGGCGGGGCGGGACAGGTCCAGTAAATAACAGACCAGGTTAGATCCGATTCCA is a genomic window containing:
- the LOC137716216 gene encoding uncharacterized protein, which produces MELAVRQISFSYLPKINVKPREQRRRQSSLVSSALPETVASIAIAATVVGTAATVLAKRTKAAEEAEVPMKICEACRGSGICPECKGEGFVLKKLSDESAERARMASKNMATRYTAGLPKKWSYCTKCSSARSCLACSGRGKIALL